The genomic segment ACTCAGTACTTCACCTGACCATCAGTCAACTCCAGTCACCAGTGATCAGCTACTGTCAACCTACACAGTCAAACAACAATACAACCTTCACCATCTCTTTGTCCAGTCATCATGGAAGGGAGATACAACCTGAGGCCCAGGGTAAGATCTTCTCATTCAACCAAGAGAAACTTGTTTGGTCAACCTTTTTTTCACCACTGCACTAAAGCAGGAGCCAatctgctctttctcttcttcatatTTGGTCTAAATgctgaagagaaacaagaaatcattttataattttgcAGACACGAGGATGATCAGAcacttgttgtgttttcatgtatttcagGCCTCTGGTAGAGTGCAGACTAACAACACTAGGAGGCCCCAGCATTATGTGCCACCTGCAGGAGTGCCTCCCAGCTCAGACGTGAACTCCCTCAGACAAGCCCTTCTCTCAGCTGAAGAGTGCAATATGAAGCTGGCCTCTGAAAACGCTGCACTGAGGCAGCAGTTTGCCAACCTGCAGGGAGAAAATCACAAATTGATGCACGAGAATCGCTGCCTGCAGGGGACGCTGGGTAGGAAGCTGCACATGGCCAAACAGAGTTTGGCCATGTGCCAAACAGAGGTCACAAAGGCAGGCCCAGATCACAACAATTGGGAggaaagagtcagagagaaggaaagacaaCTCTCTTCACTTGGAGACACACTCAGTGCACagaaggaggagacagagaaagtcaGAGATTCATGGATGAAGGACTGTGACaagatgaaggagaaggaggagaagaaggagagcaggagaggctTCTGGggcaagaagaaagaaaaatgcaacAGTGACGAGGAGGCTTCAGTGTTTCTGGCTCAGACCGGACaggagcagaaagagaaagacaaaataaagagGAGACGAAGCCTCTGGAGCAAAAAGAAGCAAGAAAccagctgtgaggaggaggaggctgcagtgCATCAGGCTGAGGTCGGACAGGACGAGGAGATAAAGGAGAAGAAACGGAGCTACTGGAGCTGGGCTCACTAGAAGgaaagcagccacagtga from the Seriola aureovittata isolate HTS-2021-v1 ecotype China chromosome 13, ASM2101889v1, whole genome shotgun sequence genome contains:
- the LOC130180462 gene encoding golgin subfamily A member 6-like protein 2, translated to MEGRYNLRPRASGRVQTNNTRRPQHYVPPAGVPPSSDVNSLRQALLSAEECNMKLASENAALRQQFANLQGENHKLMHENRCLQGTLGRKLHMAKQSLAMCQTEVTKAGPDHNNWEERVREKERQLSSLGDTLSAQKEETEKVRDSWMKDCDKMKEKEEKKESRRGFWGKKKEKCNSDEEASVFLAQTGQEQKEKDKIKRRRSLWSKKKQETSCEEEEAAVHQAEVGQDEEIKEKKRSYWSWAH